One Lottiidibacillus patelloidae genomic region harbors:
- a CDS encoding site-specific integrase, with protein MIAFLIAISTGMRQGEVLGLRWQDIDFDIRTLSVTQTLSHDGKTLNRGAKTKASIRTIALPKETVDKLKHHRKLVEDEKKKAGTIYNDNDLVVCTEIGTPCHPRNILRTMYTVIKKVGLQRIRFHDLRHTHATLLLKQGTHPKIVSERLGHADTRITLDRYSHLLPNMQREVADSFGDMLFGSEYKSKQDVIKEWESILYHVTKA; from the coding sequence ATTATTGCCTTTCTGATAGCGATTTCTACAGGTATGCGACAAGGTGAAGTGCTTGGTTTGCGCTGGCAAGATATTGACTTTGATATACGAACATTGTCGGTAACACAAACACTGAGTCATGATGGAAAAACACTCAATCGCGGAGCAAAAACAAAGGCGAGTATTAGAACGATTGCATTACCAAAAGAAACTGTAGATAAGTTAAAGCATCATCGTAAACTTGTTGAGGATGAGAAGAAAAAAGCTGGTACGATATATAACGACAACGATTTAGTAGTGTGTACTGAAATAGGAACGCCATGTCATCCACGAAACATACTTAGAACGATGTACACAGTTATTAAGAAAGTGGGATTACAACGCATTCGTTTCCATGATTTAAGACATACGCATGCGACACTACTTCTGAAACAAGGAACACATCCAAAGATAGTATCAGAACGCTTAGGACATGCTGATACACGGATTACATTAGATCGCTACAGCCACTTACTTCCTAATATGCAAAGAGAAGTTGCAGATAGCTTTGGGGACATGCTGTTTGGTAGTGAATATAAGTCAAAACAAGATGTCATAAAGGAATGGGAATCGATATTATATCATGTGACCAAAGCGTGA
- a CDS encoding BTAD domain-containing putative transcriptional regulator has translation MMIGYPSVIKTKFISPLVKENIVQRPMLMKKLSTITNYPITYIHAGPGYGKSTAAALYVNNTKYQSCWYSISKNDDDILPFLLHLIYALKKIDANFGNHLLSEWKQERDFVREDDILSYCTDIINELAEWSERTLIVLDDFHLISENTMVMKWFTWLIKYLPEHIHFIITSRTNLESAELTTLKVKGSVLEISEKDLTFTPEEIEVLFVDTYGIKFSPDEFKLIREKTEGWIIALQMLCQHQLGKESYEELSKPNVNTLKDLFQFLAMEVFSKQSTNVQHFLLKTSVLEAFSAKRYNELYFQDDGSEMIEYLLCNHLFILKQGEEEFRYHALFKEFLQQELMKEPSKYENYHRQAAQFFIEHDMYNHAIDHFRLLKDIKSISKLLVTYGQQMLENGQLTSLSNTLKTIPKKWKDKYYRLYLYEGDMMRYHCFYEEAKSIYMLVSELAGKSDDKIVQSMAHEGVAKIYLDTIQPTKADAVLLKAIQILELLPETEKHLFRLYRLMAENLINMGNAKKAERWYNKSLEINDATDEVFLEARLKLRTGRIDEAKQLLEKKIEMEIKQEKVQLPKTHRETMILLSLIKTFMGEVEEAKKLGEQGILQGIKQNSPFVEACGWMRMGHAVQLIPNYDLNLAISCYHNALKLMEEIGIPRGKAEPLMGLSLIYARKNDPNKSLHYGNQALNETALKNDLWLSSYLTYSIGIAHFELKNYEKSEQAIQNGFDTLTQCQDRYGQAVGLMWLSIIKFYLKEWEAFDSYFNRFLQIVESDRFDFLLKKRTMFGPIDVQLFTPLLLKEKELNPENLFVSRLLHDLGIDNQTSHPGYTLRIETFDNFRVYRGAELIAEKDWQRGKAKELLQLFINNRNRFLEKEEIYSTLWKDLDEETSSSHLKVALNALNKTLEPTRKARSTPIYIRRKGSAYGLNLSASIDLDVAQFEHCITSGLEENDRIQAKEWLEKGLPFYKGEFLRERRYDAWCNEERERLQTLFLRGSEKLAQIYVEKNNINQAIHLCERIITVDNCWEEAYRLLMYCYYRKNNRSLAIKYYKKCCEVLENDLSVKPMEATEQMYEMIVST, from the coding sequence ATGATGATTGGTTATCCTTCTGTAATAAAGACAAAGTTTATTTCCCCTCTAGTTAAAGAGAATATTGTGCAACGACCAATGTTAATGAAAAAACTTTCGACGATTACAAATTATCCAATTACATATATACATGCAGGTCCTGGTTATGGAAAAAGTACTGCTGCCGCTCTGTATGTCAATAATACAAAATATCAATCATGTTGGTACTCAATTTCCAAAAATGATGATGATATTCTTCCGTTTCTTTTGCATCTCATCTATGCTTTGAAAAAGATAGATGCTAATTTTGGAAATCACCTTTTAAGCGAATGGAAGCAAGAAAGAGATTTCGTAAGAGAAGACGATATCTTAAGCTATTGTACGGATATTATTAATGAACTAGCGGAATGGTCAGAACGAACGCTTATAGTCTTAGATGATTTCCATTTAATTAGTGAAAATACAATGGTTATGAAATGGTTTACATGGCTTATAAAATATTTACCTGAACATATACACTTTATTATTACAAGTAGGACAAACCTCGAAAGTGCAGAACTTACGACGTTAAAAGTGAAGGGAAGCGTACTCGAAATTTCGGAAAAAGACTTAACTTTTACTCCTGAAGAAATCGAAGTGTTATTTGTCGATACATATGGCATTAAATTTAGTCCTGATGAATTCAAATTAATTAGAGAAAAAACAGAAGGATGGATTATCGCTTTGCAAATGCTTTGCCAACATCAGCTAGGAAAAGAAAGCTATGAGGAATTATCAAAGCCAAATGTTAATACTTTAAAGGATTTGTTTCAGTTTCTTGCAATGGAAGTTTTCTCAAAGCAATCCACGAACGTCCAACATTTCTTATTAAAAACATCAGTATTGGAAGCTTTTTCTGCTAAAAGGTACAATGAACTTTATTTTCAAGACGATGGAAGTGAAATGATTGAATATTTACTTTGTAACCATTTATTTATTTTAAAACAAGGGGAAGAGGAGTTTCGCTATCACGCTCTATTTAAGGAATTCCTACAACAAGAATTAATGAAAGAACCCTCAAAATATGAGAACTATCACCGCCAAGCCGCCCAATTTTTTATTGAACATGATATGTATAATCATGCAATCGACCACTTTAGACTTTTGAAAGATATAAAGTCGATTAGTAAACTGCTCGTTACCTATGGGCAGCAAATGCTAGAAAATGGTCAACTTACCTCTTTGTCAAACACATTAAAAACTATTCCGAAAAAGTGGAAAGATAAATATTATCGCCTTTACCTATATGAAGGTGATATGATGCGCTACCATTGCTTTTATGAAGAAGCTAAAAGTATTTATATGTTAGTTAGTGAATTAGCTGGAAAAAGTGATGATAAAATTGTGCAAAGTATGGCTCATGAAGGGGTTGCAAAAATTTATTTAGATACTATTCAACCTACTAAGGCAGATGCCGTATTATTAAAAGCAATTCAAATCCTTGAACTACTTCCTGAAACGGAAAAACATTTATTCCGTCTGTATAGACTTATGGCGGAAAACTTAATTAATATGGGTAATGCGAAAAAAGCGGAACGTTGGTATAACAAAAGTCTAGAAATCAATGACGCAACCGATGAAGTTTTTTTAGAAGCACGATTGAAATTGAGAACAGGTAGGATAGATGAAGCGAAGCAATTACTAGAGAAAAAAATAGAGATGGAAATTAAACAAGAAAAAGTGCAACTTCCAAAAACACATCGGGAAACAATGATTTTATTGTCATTAATAAAAACATTTATGGGGGAAGTTGAAGAGGCAAAAAAGCTTGGTGAACAAGGAATTTTACAAGGAATTAAACAAAATTCTCCGTTTGTTGAAGCGTGTGGCTGGATGCGCATGGGACATGCAGTACAACTTATTCCTAACTATGATCTTAACCTCGCTATTTCTTGTTATCACAATGCACTAAAGTTAATGGAGGAAATCGGTATTCCGCGTGGGAAAGCAGAACCATTAATGGGACTATCATTAATTTATGCAAGGAAAAATGACCCTAATAAATCACTTCATTATGGTAACCAAGCGTTAAATGAAACTGCACTTAAAAACGACTTATGGCTTTCATCATATTTAACTTATTCGATTGGTATTGCCCATTTTGAGTTAAAAAACTATGAGAAGTCTGAGCAAGCAATACAAAATGGATTTGATACACTCACACAATGCCAAGACCGCTATGGACAAGCAGTTGGGCTAATGTGGCTGTCGATTATAAAGTTTTATTTAAAAGAATGGGAAGCGTTTGATAGTTACTTTAACCGTTTTTTACAAATTGTTGAGAGTGATAGGTTTGATTTCCTTTTGAAAAAAAGAACGATGTTTGGGCCGATAGATGTGCAGTTATTTACACCGCTTCTATTAAAAGAAAAGGAACTTAATCCCGAAAATCTTTTCGTTTCACGTCTGTTACATGATTTAGGAATAGATAACCAAACATCTCATCCAGGTTATACATTACGAATAGAGACTTTTGATAACTTCAGAGTTTATCGTGGCGCAGAGCTTATCGCAGAGAAGGATTGGCAGCGTGGAAAAGCAAAAGAACTTTTGCAACTTTTTATTAATAATCGCAACAGATTCCTTGAGAAGGAAGAAATTTACTCTACCCTATGGAAGGATTTAGATGAGGAGACTTCGAGCAGTCATTTAAAAGTTGCCCTTAACGCATTGAACAAAACGCTTGAGCCCACTCGAAAGGCTAGATCTACACCAATCTATATTAGAAGAAAAGGTTCAGCTTACGGCTTAAATTTGTCTGCTAGTATTGACCTTGATGTTGCTCAATTTGAACATTGCATTACATCAGGGCTTGAAGAAAATGATCGGATCCAAGCGAAAGAGTGGCTCGAAAAAGGTCTGCCCTTTTATAAAGGAGAGTTTTTACGAGAACGGCGTTATGATGCATGGTGCAATGAGGAAAGAGAGAGACTGCAAACCTTGTTTTTACGAGGTTCAGAGAAGCTTGCACAAATCTATGTAGAGAAAAATAACATTAACCAAGCTATCCACTTATGTGAAAGAATAATAACCGTTGATAATTGTTGGGAAGAAGCATACAGACTGTTAATGTATTGCTACTACCGGAAAAATAATCGTTCTCTAGCTATAAAGTATTATAAAAAATGTTGTGAAGTACTTGAAAATGATCTTTCTGTAAAACCGATGGAAGCTACAGAGCAAATGTATGAAATGATTGTTTCAACTTAA
- a CDS encoding ABC transporter ATP-binding protein, which produces MDPILKTEDLTISFGGHVAVDGVSLEVKPNTFKSIIGPNGAGKTTFFNLLSGQLKPTKGKVIFKGTDITNLSPTIRTRKGIGRSFQITNVFPNLTVLENVRLAVQSQKNVFYNMYRHVNQDPTMKEIAMNWLEKVLLDNKAHTLAKNLAHGEKRKLELAMLLALETELLLLDEPTAGMSLEEVPAILDVIRKLKEEKNRTIILIEHKMDMVLDLSDSLMVLFHGELLADGSPEEIMNNELVQSAYLGGLSHDAS; this is translated from the coding sequence ATGGACCCGATATTAAAAACAGAGGATTTAACAATTTCATTTGGCGGACACGTTGCAGTAGATGGTGTAAGCCTAGAAGTTAAACCGAACACATTTAAGTCGATTATTGGTCCAAACGGAGCGGGAAAAACTACATTCTTTAATTTGTTAAGTGGTCAATTAAAGCCTACGAAAGGCAAAGTTATTTTCAAGGGGACAGATATAACAAATCTGTCTCCTACTATTAGAACGAGAAAAGGTATTGGCCGTTCCTTTCAAATTACAAATGTATTTCCTAATTTAACAGTACTTGAAAATGTCCGTTTGGCTGTACAATCGCAAAAAAATGTATTTTACAATATGTATCGTCACGTTAATCAAGATCCTACAATGAAGGAAATTGCGATGAACTGGCTTGAAAAGGTACTTCTAGATAATAAAGCACATACACTTGCAAAAAATTTAGCACATGGCGAAAAGAGAAAATTAGAATTAGCAATGTTACTTGCACTTGAAACAGAATTGCTACTTCTAGACGAACCTACTGCAGGTATGAGTTTAGAGGAAGTTCCAGCGATATTGGATGTTATTCGTAAGCTAAAAGAAGAAAAAAATAGAACAATTATTTTAATTGAACACAAAATGGATATGGTTCTTGATTTATCTGATTCACTCATGGTTCTTTTCCATGGCGAACTTCTCGCAGACGGTTCACCTGAAGAGATTATGAATAATGAACTCGTTCAGTCTGCATATTTAGGAGGGCTAAGTCATGACGCTTCTTAA
- the radC gene encoding RadC family protein, whose translation MMLLLFLWEEIIMKQYNMETLKTLLANTINEKPDSYTIQQIFSSVQSFHDLIDVSEEELMTIKGIGKTKAKAIVSALQLAKVMYENHDEERYVIRSPRDVYDYVYAEMKYLTQEHFVLLGLNTKNQVMFKQTVTVGTLNASLVHPREVFRPLIRRSCASAIVLHNHPSGDPTPSREDIKVTERLSEVGKIVGIELLDHVIVGNDYVSLKEKGYL comes from the coding sequence ATGATGCTGCTCCTTTTTCTATGGGAGGAAATAATAATGAAGCAATATAATATGGAAACCTTAAAAACATTACTAGCAAATACTATTAATGAGAAACCAGATAGCTATACGATACAACAGATCTTCTCTTCAGTTCAATCATTCCATGATCTAATTGATGTGTCAGAAGAAGAATTGATGACGATAAAGGGAATTGGTAAAACAAAGGCAAAAGCAATTGTATCTGCATTACAGTTAGCTAAGGTGATGTATGAAAACCATGATGAAGAACGTTATGTAATCCGCTCGCCGCGTGATGTGTACGATTATGTGTATGCAGAGATGAAGTACTTAACGCAAGAACACTTTGTGTTGCTAGGATTGAATACAAAAAATCAGGTGATGTTTAAACAAACCGTTACCGTTGGTACGTTGAACGCATCACTTGTGCATCCCAGAGAAGTATTTCGCCCACTAATACGCCGCAGTTGTGCTTCGGCAATTGTACTGCACAATCATCCAAGTGGTGATCCTACCCCTTCGCGTGAAGATATTAAGGTAACGGAGCGATTAAGTGAAGTTGGAAAGATTGTAGGAATTGAGTTGTTGGATCATGTGATTGTTGGAAATGATTATGTGTCTTTGAAAGAAAAAGGGTATCTGTAA
- a CDS encoding substrate-binding domain-containing protein: MAFSLLLTAACSESASNEDGPIKIGLLASTTGPLETYGQQTIRGFELGLMYATNGTMEVNGRKIEVIIEDTETKKEVANIKATKLLEEDKVDFLVGATSSGDTLAVLGLAKEYETIMIVEPAVADSITGSEWNKYIFRTGRNSSQDAIAGAVAIAGKGVKIATLAPDYAFGRDGVAAFKEAAEKLGANVVLEEYADPAATDFTANLQKVLDSNPDYLFVIWAGANSPWNQIADMKLQEKGIKISTGAPNIAALATMGNLVGMEGFTVYHHTLPNNEVNDWLVAEHKKKFDGEVPDLFTPGGMSAAIAIVEALKKSEGSTDADKLISIMEGMSFETPKGTMTFRADDHQALQTLYGIKLENVEGYDYPVPVLRKELSAEETAPPIRNK; encoded by the coding sequence ATGGCATTTTCGTTACTTTTAACTGCAGCTTGTTCAGAGTCTGCTAGTAATGAAGATGGCCCAATTAAAATTGGTTTACTAGCTTCAACTACTGGTCCATTAGAAACGTACGGTCAGCAAACGATTAGAGGATTTGAGTTAGGTCTAATGTATGCGACAAACGGAACGATGGAAGTAAATGGTAGAAAAATTGAAGTGATTATTGAGGACACAGAAACGAAAAAGGAAGTAGCGAACATTAAGGCTACAAAACTTTTAGAAGAAGATAAAGTTGACTTTTTAGTAGGTGCAACTTCATCTGGTGATACGTTGGCTGTTTTAGGATTAGCGAAAGAATATGAAACAATTATGATCGTAGAACCAGCAGTAGCTGATAGTATTACAGGTTCTGAATGGAATAAATATATTTTCCGTACAGGTCGTAACTCCTCTCAAGATGCGATTGCCGGTGCAGTAGCAATTGCAGGCAAAGGCGTTAAAATTGCGACACTTGCTCCAGACTATGCTTTCGGCCGCGACGGAGTAGCTGCATTTAAGGAAGCAGCAGAAAAATTAGGTGCTAATGTTGTGCTTGAGGAATATGCAGATCCAGCTGCAACAGACTTTACAGCAAACTTGCAAAAAGTACTTGATTCAAATCCAGATTACTTATTCGTTATTTGGGCAGGGGCTAACTCGCCTTGGAACCAAATTGCCGATATGAAGTTACAAGAAAAAGGAATAAAAATTTCAACTGGTGCACCGAACATTGCTGCTCTAGCGACGATGGGGAACTTAGTTGGAATGGAAGGATTCACAGTTTATCATCACACACTACCTAATAACGAAGTAAATGATTGGTTAGTTGCTGAACATAAGAAAAAGTTTGACGGTGAAGTGCCGGATTTATTCACTCCAGGTGGAATGTCTGCAGCAATCGCTATTGTTGAAGCATTGAAGAAATCTGAAGGATCAACAGATGCAGATAAACTAATTTCTATTATGGAAGGGATGTCTTTTGAAACACCAAAAGGGACGATGACATTCCGCGCAGATGATCACCAAGCGCTGCAAACGTTATATGGTATTAAGTTAGAGAACGTTGAGGGCTACGATTATCCAGTACCAGTACTTCGTAAGGAATTATCAGCTGAAGAAACTGCTCCACCAATTCGTAACAAGTAA
- a CDS encoding branched-chain amino acid ABC transporter permease — MDVLINLTVNGLATGMLIFLLAVGLSLIFGLMDVLNFAHGALFAWGAYAGVWVYAQTESFIIGIIGALLTGAILGLLLEKFIVQPVYGNHIQQILITLGVMLVLSELLKVVWGPNQIATVTPEFLQGSWMLDSGVIIIKYRLFIIAVGLLIFLGLHLLLKKTKLGLIVRAGVMDKEMVQALGINIRKVFMFVFMLGSALAALGGMLLGPYSGVIHANMGFEFGILAFIVVVIGGMGSVSGSAFAAILVGLSGSFMAYYFPALSLAVNMLLMVAVLIIRPTGLFAAKG; from the coding sequence ATGGATGTCTTAATTAACTTAACAGTCAATGGGCTTGCAACAGGAATGCTCATTTTTCTACTAGCAGTTGGTTTGTCACTAATTTTCGGGTTAATGGATGTATTGAATTTTGCGCACGGTGCTTTATTTGCTTGGGGGGCATATGCAGGTGTCTGGGTTTATGCGCAAACGGAAAGCTTCATTATCGGTATTATCGGTGCGCTATTAACAGGGGCAATTCTCGGGTTGCTTTTAGAAAAATTTATTGTTCAGCCTGTTTATGGAAACCACATCCAACAAATATTAATTACACTAGGCGTCATGTTAGTACTTAGTGAGCTTTTAAAAGTTGTTTGGGGACCTAACCAAATAGCAACGGTCACGCCAGAGTTTTTGCAAGGAAGCTGGATGCTCGATAGCGGTGTTATCATCATTAAATATCGCCTTTTCATTATTGCGGTAGGGCTACTCATTTTTCTTGGACTACATCTCTTACTTAAAAAAACAAAACTTGGTTTAATTGTTCGAGCTGGAGTTATGGATAAGGAAATGGTGCAAGCGCTAGGTATTAATATTAGAAAAGTATTTATGTTTGTCTTTATGCTCGGTTCTGCTTTAGCTGCTTTAGGGGGAATGTTACTCGGTCCTTACTCTGGAGTTATACATGCAAACATGGGGTTTGAATTTGGAATTCTAGCATTTATAGTTGTCGTTATCGGAGGTATGGGTAGTGTAAGTGGTTCTGCATTTGCAGCAATTTTAGTAGGGCTATCAGGGTCGTTTATGGCTTACTATTTCCCAGCGTTAAGTTTGGCAGTAAACATGCTATTGATGGTTGCGGTATTAATTATTCGACCAACTGGATTATTTGCGGCGAAAGGGTGA
- a CDS encoding type I restriction-modification system subunit M encodes MEKLSQQQLESHLWESANILRGSIDSSDYKNYIFGMLFLKRLNDVFVETAKRIEEQEGDDYGWHDRDEHQFFVPERARWSNIQAQTQDIGDTINKAFEALEEENASLQGVLATIDFNDKEKLPDRLLIQLIQHFSAIHLSNANLSEPDMLGRAYEYLIGQFADDAGKKGGEFYSPNKVVELLVKILKPEEGMRVCDPTVGSGGMLIQSVDYIKSQGGNPRNLTLHGQERNLNTWAICKMNLLLHGLSDHRIEKGDTIREPKLLEDGELILYDRVIANPPFSLKNWGREEAESDQYGRFRFGLPPKDKGDLAFIQHMVSTLNHEGKAGVVMPHGILFRGAAEGKIRQGLLEEDLVEAVIGLPSNLFYGTGIPACILVLNRNKEEHKKGKVFFLNGSEDYQEGKNQNTLRERDIEKIITAYDKGEEQEKYCRAVSLDEIKENDYNLNIARYIDTTEEEEQIDVAQALTELRKLENEREDIEALMNGYLKELGYGE; translated from the coding sequence ATGGAAAAATTATCACAACAACAACTTGAATCACATTTATGGGAATCTGCTAACATTTTGCGTGGTAGCATTGATTCTTCTGACTATAAAAACTATATATTCGGTATGTTATTTTTAAAGCGACTAAACGATGTATTTGTTGAAACAGCAAAACGTATAGAAGAACAAGAAGGCGATGATTATGGATGGCATGATCGTGATGAACACCAATTCTTCGTTCCAGAACGTGCACGCTGGTCAAATATCCAAGCGCAAACACAAGACATCGGTGATACTATAAACAAAGCCTTTGAAGCACTAGAAGAAGAAAATGCTTCCCTACAAGGCGTTCTAGCAACAATTGACTTCAACGATAAGGAAAAGCTACCTGATAGACTGCTGATCCAATTAATACAACACTTTTCAGCTATCCACTTAAGTAACGCAAACCTTTCTGAGCCTGACATGCTTGGTCGTGCTTATGAGTACCTAATTGGGCAATTTGCCGATGATGCAGGTAAAAAAGGTGGCGAATTTTATTCTCCAAATAAAGTAGTAGAACTACTTGTGAAAATACTAAAACCAGAAGAAGGCATGCGTGTATGCGACCCAACAGTAGGAAGCGGCGGTATGCTTATTCAGTCTGTTGATTACATCAAGTCACAAGGCGGCAATCCTCGTAACTTAACGCTGCATGGACAAGAACGTAACTTAAACACATGGGCAATTTGTAAGATGAACTTACTTCTACACGGACTAAGTGACCACCGCATTGAGAAAGGTGATACAATCCGTGAGCCAAAGTTACTTGAAGATGGTGAACTAATCCTTTACGATCGTGTCATTGCCAATCCACCGTTCTCTCTAAAGAACTGGGGACGTGAAGAAGCTGAAAGTGACCAATACGGACGTTTCCGTTTCGGCTTACCACCAAAAGACAAAGGCGACCTTGCTTTCATTCAACATATGGTGTCAACACTTAACCATGAAGGAAAAGCTGGCGTTGTAATGCCACACGGTATTCTATTCCGTGGCGCAGCAGAAGGGAAAATCAGACAAGGACTACTTGAGGAAGATTTAGTAGAAGCGGTTATCGGCTTACCTTCAAACCTTTTCTATGGAACTGGTATTCCAGCATGTATTCTAGTACTAAACCGAAACAAAGAAGAACATAAAAAAGGCAAAGTCTTCTTCTTAAACGGTTCTGAAGACTATCAAGAAGGTAAAAACCAAAACACGTTACGTGAGCGAGACATTGAGAAAATCATTACTGCCTACGACAAAGGCGAAGAACAAGAAAAGTACTGCCGTGCAGTTTCACTTGATGAAATTAAAGAAAACGACTACAACCTAAACATCGCTCGCTATATCGACACAACGGAAGAAGAAGAACAAATTGACGTAGCACAAGCACTAACTGAACTCCGTAAACTTGAAAATGAACGTGAAGACATCGAAGCTCTCATGAATGGCTACTTGAAGGAGTTGGGGTATGGTGAGTGA
- a CDS encoding coiled-coil domain-containing protein codes for MLVQEERLTRHIAYKNTENVLELIEDIDSIKLPESQLEIFYRVRDIFNYLKHTLDIADPWLISDNTLNNLGNNTSTCLSEINHFKGNRNQQHLNNIKNSMEVILQLISQLVVTRTPDEIEGVRNSVIRFRQSAAQHLSNLEKEVTESKSTFIKNKKLLIELSESINSQKQRIDTIISDFQDKFLNGQSERNEKTEQLIKNTKEELNNSFHDFEEKLANQILVQKELFEDQLQNQKSVFEDAVAKLNKKMQDEYNSINEMNKEAEKILGLMSMKGLAHGYQKIANTEARKAFTWNLFSIATLVFLLSFGVKFIINSASELNWTVLVSRFIITGIGLTLFTYCAKQAGNHRNEERKNRKIELELASLDPYLKDLDTEKQKDVKESLVNKYFGVGVSLTNVDEQSQNQKKVIEDLISNPELIKSLADQINKLRTEK; via the coding sequence TTGCTAGTTCAAGAGGAACGATTAACTCGTCACATAGCATATAAAAATACAGAGAATGTTCTAGAATTAATAGAAGATATTGATTCTATCAAGTTACCTGAAAGTCAACTAGAAATTTTTTATAGAGTTAGAGATATTTTTAATTATTTAAAACACACCTTAGATATTGCAGACCCTTGGCTCATTTCAGATAATACTTTGAACAATTTAGGAAACAATACATCTACTTGCCTTTCAGAAATAAACCATTTTAAGGGGAATAGAAATCAACAACACTTAAACAATATAAAAAATTCCATGGAAGTTATTTTACAACTCATATCACAACTAGTAGTAACTAGGACTCCTGACGAAATTGAAGGTGTACGTAATTCTGTAATCAGATTTAGACAATCTGCAGCGCAACACTTATCTAATTTGGAAAAGGAAGTTACAGAAAGTAAATCAACATTTATTAAAAACAAGAAGTTGTTAATTGAACTAAGTGAATCAATAAATAGTCAAAAGCAAAGAATTGACACAATAATTTCTGATTTTCAAGATAAGTTCCTCAATGGTCAAAGCGAAAGAAATGAAAAAACAGAGCAATTAATTAAAAATACTAAGGAAGAGTTAAACAATTCTTTCCATGATTTTGAAGAAAAATTAGCTAATCAAATTTTAGTGCAAAAGGAATTATTTGAAGATCAACTTCAAAACCAAAAATCGGTCTTTGAAGATGCCGTAGCAAAATTAAACAAGAAGATGCAAGACGAATATAATAGTATTAATGAAATGAATAAAGAAGCTGAGAAGATTCTTGGGCTTATGAGTATGAAAGGATTAGCTCATGGATATCAAAAAATAGCCAATACTGAGGCGAGAAAAGCATTTACATGGAATTTATTCTCTATTGCAACTTTAGTATTCCTGTTAAGTTTTGGAGTGAAATTTATTATCAATTCTGCAAGTGAGCTTAATTGGACTGTACTTGTAAGCAGATTTATCATAACTGGAATAGGGTTAACATTATTTACATACTGTGCAAAACAAGCAGGAAACCATAGAAATGAAGAAAGAAAAAACAGAAAAATTGAATTAGAACTTGCATCATTAGACCCTTACCTAAAAGATTTAGATACTGAAAAGCAAAAAGATGTAAAAGAATCTCTTGTAAACAAGTATTTCGGTGTAGGAGTATCATTAACTAATGTAGATGAACAATCACAGAATCAAAAAAAAGTAATAGAAGATCTAATAAGTAACCCTGAATTAATTAAATCTTTAGCAGATCAAATTAACAAGTTGCGAACAGAGAAGTAA
- a CDS encoding ABC transporter ATP-binding protein — protein MTLLKVEGIHTYIDQFHILQGVSFEAKKGDVTVILGRNGAGKTTTLRSIMGLNPISKGSITFKDEEIHQMPTFTVANKGIGYVPEDQGIFGGLTVEENLKVAMKSNDHATLERLEKILNLFPDLKKFWKSKGGNLSGGQKQMLSIARAFVNNNELLLIDEPSKGLAPLFVEKVMIALEQMKHETTVILVEQNYMMAKTISDRYYIIDDGQTVHQGEMKELDEDEQLKRKYLGIA, from the coding sequence ATGACGCTTCTTAAAGTAGAGGGCATACATACCTATATTGATCAGTTTCACATTTTACAAGGTGTATCATTTGAAGCAAAAAAAGGAGATGTAACTGTTATATTAGGCCGTAATGGTGCTGGGAAAACAACGACACTTCGTTCCATTATGGGACTTAACCCTATTTCAAAAGGGAGCATTACTTTTAAGGACGAAGAAATACATCAAATGCCGACATTTACCGTCGCAAATAAAGGAATTGGCTATGTTCCAGAAGACCAAGGTATTTTTGGTGGACTAACTGTAGAAGAAAATTTAAAAGTAGCAATGAAATCGAATGATCACGCAACTTTAGAAAGACTTGAGAAGATATTGAATCTGTTTCCTGACTTAAAGAAATTTTGGAAAAGTAAGGGCGGAAATTTAAGTGGAGGGCAAAAACAAATGCTATCTATTGCCAGAGCTTTTGTTAATAATAATGAACTTTTACTTATTGATGAGCCTAGTAAAGGACTAGCACCGCTTTTCGTAGAGAAAGTGATGATTGCGTTAGAACAAATGAAGCATGAGACAACAGTTATATTAGTGGAACAAAATTACATGATGGCAAAAACAATATCAGATCGTTATTACATTATTGATGATGGTCAAACAGTTCATCAAGGTGAGATGAAAGAATTAGATGAAGATGAGCAACTAAAAAGAAAGTATTTAGGAATTGCTTAA